Proteins encoded together in one uncultured Desulfosarcina sp. window:
- a CDS encoding FAD-dependent oxidoreductase produces MMDVLFQPITINRLEIKNRIYLPAMHLGMAVDYQVTDQLTAFYAERAKGGAGMICVGYATVDELSGNTQNIGAHDDSFIPGLSRLAEAIKSNGARSAVQLNHAGRYNFSFFLNGKQPVAPSPVASRMTRETPKEMTLDEIQATVEAFAAAAGRVKAAGFDAVEVLSGTGYLISEFLSPLTNQRSDQYGGSLENRMRFGLEIMAAIRRAVGDAYPLIVRMNGNDFMPGGNGAAELREYAKALAAGPVDALCINVGWHEARVPQIVASVPRGVFAYLARGIRDLVDVPVIASHRINDPATAREMLADGMCDMVAMGRSLIADPYLPEKAKSGREADIVHCIACAQGCFDHLFKLKHVECMCNPRAGHENEVPTEKTAQPKNIMVVGGGAAGMSAALAAHSRGHRVTIFEQSGRLGGQLYLAAAPPGREEFACLARDLAQQVALAKIPVVLNCEVDAALIEEKAPEGIILATGAAPLVPPIPGIDQPHVVQAWDVLAGRVLTGKRVAIIGGGAVGVETALFLAEKGTLSAEGLKFLLVNRAEDPETLFQMATRGSKEVILVEMLDKVGKDIGKSTRWGMMQDLSRIGVTTATQATVVAITADGLEVEKDGKRETIVADSVVIAAGSVSTNPLQAVAEGKNIAFQVVGDAGGVGLAFDAVHQGYKAGMTI; encoded by the coding sequence ATGATGGATGTTCTGTTCCAGCCCATTACGATCAACCGGCTTGAGATAAAAAACCGGATCTATTTGCCTGCCATGCATCTGGGCATGGCTGTCGATTACCAGGTGACCGATCAGTTGACAGCCTTTTATGCCGAACGCGCCAAAGGCGGTGCGGGAATGATCTGCGTGGGCTATGCCACCGTTGACGAGCTGTCCGGCAACACCCAGAATATCGGTGCCCATGACGACAGTTTTATCCCCGGTCTGAGCCGGCTGGCCGAAGCCATCAAAAGCAACGGCGCCCGCAGTGCCGTTCAGCTCAACCACGCCGGCCGCTATAACTTCTCTTTCTTTTTGAATGGCAAGCAGCCCGTTGCGCCTTCGCCGGTAGCATCGCGGATGACCCGGGAAACCCCCAAAGAGATGACCCTGGACGAGATTCAGGCGACCGTCGAGGCCTTTGCCGCAGCCGCCGGCCGCGTCAAGGCCGCCGGTTTCGATGCGGTCGAAGTCCTCAGCGGGACCGGGTACCTGATCAGCGAATTTTTGTCCCCGCTTACCAATCAGCGGTCCGACCAATACGGCGGCAGCCTCGAAAACCGGATGCGGTTCGGCTTGGAAATCATGGCCGCCATCCGTCGTGCCGTGGGCGACGCGTATCCCTTGATTGTACGCATGAACGGCAACGATTTCATGCCCGGGGGCAACGGTGCGGCGGAACTGCGGGAATATGCCAAGGCCCTGGCCGCCGGTCCTGTCGACGCCCTTTGCATCAACGTGGGCTGGCATGAAGCGCGGGTCCCCCAGATTGTCGCCAGTGTGCCGCGCGGGGTGTTTGCCTATCTGGCCAGAGGAATCAGGGATCTCGTGGATGTGCCGGTGATCGCCAGCCACCGCATCAACGATCCGGCCACGGCCCGCGAGATGCTCGCCGACGGCATGTGCGACATGGTGGCCATGGGGCGCAGCCTGATTGCCGATCCCTATTTGCCGGAAAAGGCCAAATCGGGCCGGGAGGCCGACATCGTTCATTGCATTGCCTGCGCCCAGGGATGTTTCGATCATCTGTTTAAGCTCAAGCACGTGGAATGCATGTGCAACCCCCGGGCCGGGCATGAAAACGAGGTCCCGACAGAAAAAACGGCGCAGCCGAAGAATATCATGGTCGTCGGCGGTGGAGCCGCCGGCATGAGCGCTGCGCTGGCCGCTCACAGCCGGGGCCATCGAGTTACAATCTTCGAGCAGTCCGGCCGTTTGGGCGGGCAGCTTTATCTGGCCGCGGCGCCTCCCGGACGCGAGGAGTTCGCCTGCTTGGCCCGGGACCTGGCCCAACAGGTTGCATTGGCGAAAATCCCCGTGGTGCTCAATTGCGAGGTCGACGCCGCCCTGATCGAAGAAAAGGCGCCCGAAGGCATCATTCTGGCTACCGGCGCCGCCCCTCTGGTCCCGCCGATTCCCGGCATCGACCAACCCCACGTCGTTCAAGCCTGGGATGTGCTGGCGGGCCGGGTTCTGACCGGAAAGCGGGTAGCCATCATCGGCGGCGGCGCCGTCGGCGTGGAAACGGCACTTTTCCTGGCCGAAAAAGGCACCCTTTCCGCAGAGGGCCTCAAATTCCTGCTGGTGAACCGCGCCGAAGATCCGGAGACCCTTTTTCAAATGGCCACGCGGGGTTCCAAGGAAGTGATCCTGGTGGAAATGCTGGACAAAGTGGGCAAGGATATCGGCAAGTCCACCCGTTGGGGAATGATGCAGGATCTTTCGCGAATCGGCGTAACCACCGCTACGCAGGCCACAGTGGTTGCCATTACGGCCGACGGGCTCGAAGTGGAAAAGGACGGCAAACGGGAAACGATTGTTGCGGACAGCGTTGTCATCGCCGCCGGCTCCGTTTCGACCAATCCCCTCCAAGCAGTGGCGGAAGGGAAAAACATCGCCTTTCAGGTCGTGGGGGATGCCGGCGGGGTGGGCCTGGCCTTTGATGCGGTGCATCAGGGATATAAAGCGGGCATGACGATATAA
- a CDS encoding PAS domain S-box protein — protein sequence MNAVIFWFDLIILPTLALLGIVLFVDLKKWKKTAADLREDNRRMQRIIDALPDPTMVIDHEKRVIVWNRAIEAMSGVKAGDILGKGNFEYAIPFYGKRRPIMIDLVNEWDEHVAQKYTNVERRGDILVSETMDHPPLLKRGIFRNVAGPIYDHNGNPIGAIESIHDITGHRIKLDDLKEREELLRVFVAYSPVAVAMCDRKMNYLHYSRRWITDFALPDEDLTGRNHYDVFDPLPEHWKDQDDRCLQGETIVNEEEAITRADGSVEWVRRILHPWRTHKGTIGGIIILAEVITEKKRAEQSTREMENRLQVLSDNLPGGILFQARITPDGTRQTTFISGNAEQLFGEPIDRILSDSKVLFDKIDPEDRERLFRAEAEAIEKGTVLDEVLQVHIADDGPNWHRVVAKPRQLANGDFFLDGFIIDLTEQKQAQEEIRKRRVFLESVLYHAPDAIVTLDPRHRVLDWNPGAEKIYGYRRDEALGQKLDELIGRHSTREEVEKNIKTALSGQRVEAFEGLRYRKDGQPVHVIVAGSPIMLDDTQTGAIAMYTDITALKQAEEELRRNERMLRRIMDIVPSMIFVKNAEGRFLMVNQAVADRYRMPVEELVGKLQADVHPDRDQVARYMADDRRAMDSGNALFVREEPFLDHTGATRWLEVIKLPCDIEDFGEPAVVALATDITARREAEARIQESEKRYRTVFENTGTGTVLSEADTTLSMVNREFARMVGYDRSEIEGKMSWTQLIAPEDVEQMKAYHYARRKDPLNTPTQYECHLVTRKGGVIPTLLRVRLIPGTRASIGSFLDISDRKRAEDAMVDANRMLRLVLDTIPVRVFWKDTELRYLGCNRPFAEDAGFANPKEVIGRDDFEWIPSDLATVFRKNDQAVMETGQPRLNIEKQWPSPRGERRWLQTSKVPMRDGQGKIIGVLGTYQDITERKEAVEEMRQLRNYLSNIIDSMPSVLIGVDTDGRVTQWNKQAERVTGLSFEKAHAQPLADVFPYLIDEMARIQAAIRDRQVIHDPKIPRRQRSEVRFEDVTIYPLVANGVDGAVIRVDDVTERVRLEEMMIQSEKMLSVGGLAAGMAHEINNPLAGILQNTAVLENRLLGDLPANRKAAETAGVTMAAVRQYMELRKLPNMLENIRESGDRAAAIVKNMLSFARKSDQVVSSHDLAVLLDRTIDLARTDYDMKKQYDFKQIEIIREYDPNVPEIPCESSKLQQVFLNILKNGAEAMASQRQKKRPPAFVLRVCQEDQWVRLEIEDNGPGMDELTRRRIFEPFFTTKPVGKGTGLGLSVSYFIITENHGGKMDADTADGGGTRFVIRLPKTGKS from the coding sequence ATGAACGCCGTTATTTTCTGGTTCGACCTGATTATCCTGCCAACGCTGGCGCTGTTGGGCATCGTCTTGTTTGTCGATCTCAAGAAGTGGAAAAAAACCGCCGCAGACCTGCGCGAGGACAATCGGCGGATGCAGCGAATCATCGATGCTCTTCCGGACCCCACGATGGTCATTGATCACGAAAAACGGGTAATCGTCTGGAACCGCGCCATAGAAGCGATGAGCGGCGTCAAGGCCGGGGACATACTGGGAAAGGGGAATTTCGAATACGCCATCCCGTTTTACGGGAAGCGGCGACCGATCATGATCGACCTGGTCAACGAATGGGATGAGCATGTAGCCCAAAAATACACGAACGTGGAACGCCGAGGGGATATCCTGGTTTCGGAAACCATGGATCATCCTCCTTTGCTGAAAAGAGGGATTTTCAGAAATGTGGCTGGCCCCATTTATGACCATAATGGCAATCCGATCGGCGCCATCGAAAGCATCCACGATATTACCGGCCATCGGATCAAACTCGATGACTTGAAAGAACGCGAAGAACTGCTGCGCGTCTTTGTGGCCTACTCTCCGGTGGCCGTAGCCATGTGCGACCGGAAGATGAACTATCTGCATTACAGCCGCCGATGGATCACCGATTTCGCGCTTCCCGATGAAGATCTCACCGGCCGTAATCATTACGACGTGTTCGATCCGCTGCCTGAGCACTGGAAGGATCAAGATGACCGCTGCCTGCAGGGGGAGACCATTGTAAACGAGGAAGAAGCCATTACCCGCGCGGACGGTTCCGTCGAATGGGTGCGCCGGATTCTGCACCCCTGGCGGACCCACAAGGGAACCATTGGCGGGATCATCATTCTGGCAGAGGTCATCACAGAAAAAAAACGGGCCGAACAATCTACCCGGGAAATGGAGAACCGGCTGCAGGTCCTCAGCGACAACCTGCCCGGCGGCATTCTTTTCCAGGCACGCATCACTCCCGACGGTACGCGGCAAACGACCTTTATATCCGGCAATGCGGAGCAGCTTTTCGGGGAACCCATCGATCGGATACTATCCGATTCAAAAGTGCTGTTCGATAAAATCGATCCCGAAGACCGCGAGCGATTGTTCAGGGCCGAAGCCGAGGCGATCGAAAAGGGAACGGTGCTGGATGAGGTGCTCCAGGTCCACATTGCCGACGACGGGCCCAACTGGCATCGCGTGGTGGCCAAACCGCGGCAGTTGGCCAACGGAGATTTTTTCCTGGATGGCTTCATCATCGATTTGACGGAACAAAAACAGGCCCAGGAAGAAATCAGGAAACGGCGGGTCTTTCTGGAATCGGTGCTGTATCACGCCCCTGATGCCATTGTCACCCTCGATCCCCGCCACCGGGTGCTCGACTGGAACCCTGGCGCAGAAAAAATTTACGGCTACCGCCGCGACGAGGCCCTGGGCCAGAAACTGGACGAACTCATTGGACGGCATAGCACCCGCGAAGAAGTCGAGAAGAATATCAAAACCGCGTTATCCGGCCAACGTGTCGAAGCCTTTGAAGGGCTGCGTTATCGAAAAGACGGCCAACCGGTTCACGTCATTGTCGCCGGCTCTCCCATCATGCTCGACGACACCCAAACCGGGGCGATAGCCATGTACACCGATATCACGGCCCTCAAACAGGCCGAAGAAGAGTTGCGCCGCAACGAGCGTATGTTGCGCCGCATCATGGATATCGTGCCTTCCATGATTTTCGTGAAAAATGCCGAAGGGCGTTTTCTCATGGTCAACCAGGCCGTGGCGGACCGTTACCGCATGCCCGTCGAGGAACTGGTCGGCAAGCTTCAGGCGGATGTTCATCCCGACAGGGACCAGGTCGCCCGGTACATGGCCGACGACCGACGGGCCATGGACAGCGGCAACGCCCTGTTCGTACGTGAAGAACCCTTCCTGGACCATACCGGCGCCACCCGATGGCTGGAGGTGATCAAGCTCCCCTGCGATATCGAGGATTTCGGGGAACCGGCGGTGGTCGCCCTGGCCACGGATATCACGGCAAGGCGGGAAGCCGAAGCGCGCATCCAGGAAAGCGAAAAACGCTATCGCACCGTGTTCGAAAATACCGGCACCGGAACCGTTCTCAGCGAAGCGGATACAACCCTGTCCATGGTCAACCGGGAATTTGCCCGAATGGTTGGTTACGATCGCAGCGAAATCGAAGGCAAAATGAGCTGGACCCAGCTCATCGCACCCGAGGATGTCGAACAGATGAAAGCCTATCACTATGCGCGCAGGAAAGATCCGCTCAATACGCCCACCCAGTACGAATGTCACCTGGTCACTCGGAAAGGGGGGGTCATACCGACCCTGCTCAGGGTGCGGCTGATTCCCGGCACCCGGGCCAGCATCGGTTCCTTTCTGGACATCAGCGACCGAAAGCGGGCCGAGGACGCCATGGTCGACGCCAACCGAATGCTGCGGCTGGTGCTCGACACCATCCCGGTGCGGGTTTTCTGGAAGGATACCGAACTGCGCTATCTGGGCTGCAACCGGCCGTTTGCCGAAGATGCCGGGTTTGCCAACCCCAAGGAAGTGATCGGAAGGGACGACTTCGAATGGATTCCGTCCGACCTGGCCACCGTTTTTCGCAAGAACGATCAGGCCGTCATGGAAACGGGACAGCCCCGGCTCAATATCGAAAAACAATGGCCTTCGCCCAGGGGAGAACGTCGGTGGCTGCAGACCAGCAAGGTGCCCATGCGCGACGGCCAGGGAAAAATTATCGGCGTGCTGGGCACCTATCAGGACATCACCGAACGTAAAGAAGCCGTGGAGGAAATGCGGCAACTGCGCAACTATTTGTCCAACATCATTGATTCCATGCCGTCGGTACTCATCGGCGTCGATACCGACGGACGGGTGACCCAGTGGAACAAACAGGCCGAACGGGTCACGGGACTGTCCTTCGAAAAGGCGCATGCACAGCCTCTGGCCGATGTATTTCCCTATCTTATCGATGAAATGGCCCGCATCCAAGCCGCGATCCGGGATCGCCAGGTGATCCACGATCCGAAGATACCGCGCCGTCAGCGCAGCGAAGTCCGCTTTGAGGATGTGACCATTTATCCGTTGGTTGCCAATGGCGTCGATGGCGCGGTGATCCGCGTGGACGACGTAACCGAACGGGTGCGGTTGGAAGAGATGATGATTCAGAGCGAAAAGATGCTTTCCGTGGGAGGTCTGGCCGCGGGCATGGCCCATGAAATCAACAACCCTTTAGCCGGCATCCTGCAGAACACCGCCGTTTTGGAAAATCGGCTGCTGGGCGATCTTCCGGCCAACCGGAAAGCGGCCGAAACGGCCGGCGTAACCATGGCGGCCGTAAGGCAATACATGGAATTGCGCAAACTGCCCAACATGCTGGAAAACATCCGCGAATCAGGAGACCGGGCCGCAGCCATCGTCAAAAACATGCTCAGCTTTGCCCGTAAAAGCGATCAGGTCGTCTCCAGCCACGACCTCGCTGTTCTGTTGGATCGGACCATTGACCTGGCCCGCACCGATTACGACATGAAAAAACAATATGATTTCAAGCAAATAGAAATTATTCGGGAATACGATCCAAATGTGCCGGAAATTCCGTGCGAGTCCAGCAAACTGCAACAGGTCTTTTTGAATATCCTTAAAAACGGTGCCGAGGCCATGGCCTCCCAGCGGCAGAAGAAACGTCCGCCCGCATTTGTCCTGCGCGTCTGTCAAGAAGATCAGTGGGTGCGTTTGGAGATTGAGGACAACGGACCGGGCATGGACGAATTGACCCGCCGCAGGATTTTCGAACCGTTTTTTACCACCAAACCGGTTGGCAAAGGTACTGGACTGGGCCTGTCGGTCTCTTATTTCATCATCACGGAAAACCATGGCGGAAAAATGGATGCCGATACAGCCGATGGCGGCGGAACCCGATTCGTCATCCGCCTGCCGAAAACCGGAAAATCGTGA
- a CDS encoding TetR/AcrR family transcriptional regulator gives MTDMKATIKSVSIDLFFKKGYFATSISDIARGSGIQKASIYYHYASKEELLYHILKSTMDDLTTYLKDRLAAVAGVEQRMRTAVRSHVRFHLERQKENFIANSELRGLTAEHYHAIVQKRDEYETIFQDLIRQGTAEGVFADVDVKILSYAILTLCTAGATWYNPGGRLMVGEIADIYESFIITGLKQGKTDIP, from the coding sequence ATGACCGATATGAAAGCGACCATCAAATCCGTATCCATCGATCTCTTTTTTAAAAAGGGGTACTTTGCCACCAGCATCAGCGATATCGCCAGGGGCAGCGGTATCCAGAAGGCCAGCATCTATTATCACTACGCCAGCAAGGAAGAGCTGCTCTACCACATTCTCAAGTCCACCATGGACGATTTAACCACCTATCTGAAGGACCGTCTGGCCGCGGTAGCGGGCGTGGAACAGCGCATGCGAACGGCAGTGCGCAGCCATGTCCGTTTTCATCTGGAACGGCAGAAGGAGAACTTCATCGCCAACAGCGAACTGCGGGGCCTCACCGCCGAACACTACCACGCCATCGTCCAGAAGCGGGACGAGTACGAAACGATTTTTCAGGATCTCATCCGGCAGGGAACCGCAGAAGGCGTCTTTGCCGACGTTGACGTAAAAATTCTCTCCTATGCCATTCTTACGCTCTGCACGGCCGGCGCCACCTGGTACAACCCCGGCGGCCGCCTGATGGTGGGGGAGATCGCCGACATCTATGAATCGTTTATCATAACCGGACTGAAACAGGGAAAAACCGACATCCCTTGA
- a CDS encoding response regulator — MRSPRILVIDDEKAIRDSFSAHLEDCGYDLLTAKNGREGLDIFQSEQPDLVIVDLRMPEVGGIQVLETISRQAPLTPLIVASGTGLIGDAVEALHCGAWNYLLKPIQDLSMLTHAVEAALEKARLKKENQAYRLRLEQLVEERTTALGQANMNLSQINARLRHIVDTTRSLSFCNEVAEFGVKLLDAFGEHMLTAGGSIYLKEENGLRLIHTLDPGHAAEFIAFPLPEKSLFQQAIAGNRPILKNDIAEDETVDGSGWHGYTDGSALLFPLPDAFGGVVGIISLHSKTTPPFLDQDREIGTILASYSSEALRAVRATAEIRENASRFRKILNTIPTGIIIVDAESHKIINANPAAATMAGTDPKAMVGKTCHEVICPSEEGNCPMAPDRDMDQSERILLAADGRRVPVLKTVSRTTLEGRECFIESVIDLSDQIRAEEDKKKLERQLRQAQKMEALGTLAGGIAHDFNNILSAVLGYSELGMQDVDDTAHPLYPKLKAIHHAGLRAKALVEQILSFSRMQEQLQAPVKVSPIVKEVLKLLQTSLPANIRVQSKIKADRSVMGDPTQIHQIIMNLCTNAYHAMLETGGVLSVSLEQVVIGEAEDTGALNLEPGPYVRLMVSDTGTGISPAILERIFDPYFTTKEKGKGTGLGLAVVHGIVKSHRGEIAVKSVVGKGTTVTVFLPVTGDDASENGVDKPVIPRGSEHILLVDDEKDLVEIGKEMLRRLGYRVTAVVGSTTALETFKTDPFRFDLVVTDYNMPGLTGDKMARQMLEIRPSTPIIVCTGFSEVFDPQRAQSIGIRRVLMKPLTMESIAHAVREVLEPQ; from the coding sequence ATGAGATCTCCTCGTATTCTGGTCATCGACGACGAAAAAGCCATTCGCGACAGTTTCAGCGCCCACCTTGAGGATTGCGGATACGACCTTCTGACCGCCAAAAATGGGCGTGAAGGCTTGGACATCTTTCAAAGCGAACAACCGGATCTGGTTATTGTGGATCTGCGCATGCCTGAAGTCGGCGGGATCCAGGTGCTGGAAACCATCAGCCGGCAAGCGCCGTTGACGCCGCTGATCGTCGCCTCCGGTACAGGCTTGATCGGCGATGCGGTTGAGGCGCTGCACTGCGGAGCCTGGAATTACCTACTCAAACCCATCCAGGACCTCTCCATGCTTACCCACGCAGTAGAGGCGGCCCTGGAGAAAGCCCGGCTCAAAAAGGAGAACCAGGCCTACCGACTGCGTCTGGAGCAACTGGTGGAAGAACGGACGACCGCGCTGGGGCAGGCCAATATGAATCTTTCCCAGATCAACGCCCGGCTGCGTCACATCGTGGATACGACCCGCTCCCTGTCCTTCTGTAATGAAGTCGCTGAATTCGGAGTCAAGCTGTTGGATGCGTTCGGCGAGCACATGCTGACCGCCGGAGGAAGCATCTACCTCAAAGAGGAAAACGGTCTGCGGCTGATCCACACCCTGGACCCTGGCCATGCCGCAGAATTTATTGCGTTCCCCCTGCCGGAAAAATCGCTTTTCCAGCAGGCCATTGCCGGCAACCGGCCTATCTTGAAAAATGACATTGCCGAGGACGAAACGGTTGATGGCAGCGGCTGGCATGGCTACACGGATGGTTCGGCCCTTTTGTTTCCCCTGCCCGATGCGTTCGGCGGTGTTGTCGGCATCATCTCCCTGCACAGCAAAACGACACCGCCTTTCCTGGACCAGGATCGGGAAATCGGTACGATCCTGGCTTCATACAGCAGCGAAGCGCTGCGAGCGGTTCGCGCCACCGCGGAGATTCGGGAAAATGCATCCCGTTTTCGAAAAATTTTGAACACCATTCCTACCGGCATCATTATCGTGGATGCCGAATCCCACAAAATTATTAATGCGAATCCCGCTGCCGCAACCATGGCGGGCACCGATCCCAAAGCGATGGTCGGCAAGACCTGCCATGAAGTAATCTGCCCCTCGGAAGAGGGAAACTGCCCCATGGCGCCGGACAGAGACATGGACCAATCGGAGCGCATCCTGCTCGCTGCGGATGGCAGGCGGGTCCCGGTGCTCAAAACCGTATCACGGACGACCCTGGAGGGCCGGGAATGTTTTATCGAAAGCGTTATTGATCTTTCCGATCAGATTCGCGCCGAAGAAGACAAGAAAAAACTGGAACGGCAGCTCAGACAAGCCCAAAAAATGGAAGCCCTGGGCACCCTTGCCGGAGGCATCGCCCACGACTTCAACAACATTTTAAGCGCCGTTCTGGGCTATTCCGAACTGGGCATGCAAGATGTCGACGATACCGCCCACCCGCTTTATCCCAAACTCAAGGCCATCCACCATGCCGGCCTCCGGGCCAAGGCCCTGGTGGAACAGATTCTTTCCTTCAGTCGCATGCAGGAGCAGCTTCAGGCTCCGGTCAAAGTTTCTCCCATTGTCAAAGAAGTCCTCAAACTCTTGCAGACCTCCCTGCCGGCCAATATCCGGGTTCAGTCCAAAATCAAGGCGGACCGCTCCGTAATGGGCGATCCGACCCAGATTCACCAGATTATCATGAACCTGTGCACCAATGCCTATCATGCCATGCTGGAAACCGGCGGTGTTTTGAGTGTCTCCCTGGAGCAGGTAGTCATCGGGGAAGCCGAAGATACCGGCGCGTTGAACCTCGAGCCGGGTCCCTACGTCAGGCTTATGGTTTCCGACACGGGAACGGGGATCAGCCCGGCAATTCTCGAACGGATTTTCGATCCCTATTTTACCACCAAGGAAAAGGGCAAGGGAACCGGTTTGGGGCTGGCGGTGGTGCACGGGATCGTGAAGAGCCATCGCGGAGAAATAGCCGTAAAAAGTGTCGTGGGTAAAGGCACGACCGTTACGGTATTTTTACCGGTAACCGGCGACGATGCCTCGGAAAACGGTGTGGATAAGCCTGTCATACCGCGCGGCAGCGAACACATTTTGCTGGTGGATGACGAAAAGGACCTGGTCGAAATCGGCAAGGAGATGCTGCGGCGCCTCGGCTACCGGGTAACCGCCGTCGTCGGCAGTACAACAGCCCTGGAAACCTTCAAAACGGATCCCTTTCGGTTCGATCTGGTGGTGACGGATTACAACATGCCCGGTCTGACCGGCGACAAGATGGCCCGCCAAATGCTGGAGATTCGGCCGAGCACCCCCATCATCGTCTGCACCGGGTTTTCCGAAGTGTTCGACCCCCAGCGGGCCCAATCCATCGGGATTCGCCGTGTCCTGATGAAACCTTTGACTATGGAATCCATTGCCCATGCGGTTCGCGAGGTGCTGGAGCCGCAATAG
- a CDS encoding MFS transporter: MEHVKKKPMYLYLVVLTIASTVGLQAWTTLFNNFAVEVAGLDGDGIGIIQSIREIPGLLALLAIFVIRLIPEHRLSAFSILMLGLGIAATGFFPSFAGLALTTLLMSFGFHYFETTNMSLTLQYFDKHTSPWVFGKLRSISAASSILVGTFIFFMAAVLDFTTMYLIIGGLIAAVSLWGFSRKPAAVGMASQRKRMVFRKRYWLYYFLTFMAGARRQIFIAFAVLLLVQKFNYSVQAVTILFVVNNSVNFFLSPLIGRAIIRFGERRVLSLEYASLIVIFLAYAATDSKWVAGGLYILDHIFFNFSMAINTFFQKMGDSRDVAPTMAVGFTINHIAAVFLPAIGGYLWIVDYRIPFIAGSAMALISLAAVQCIRT; the protein is encoded by the coding sequence ATGGAACACGTCAAAAAAAAGCCCATGTATCTCTACCTGGTGGTGCTCACCATTGCCTCCACCGTGGGGCTGCAGGCCTGGACCACCCTGTTCAACAACTTTGCCGTTGAAGTGGCCGGGCTGGACGGTGATGGGATCGGCATCATCCAGTCCATCCGGGAGATCCCCGGCTTGCTGGCCCTGCTGGCCATTTTTGTCATCCGTCTCATTCCCGAACACCGCCTCTCCGCCTTCTCCATCCTGATGCTGGGCCTGGGCATTGCAGCCACCGGCTTTTTCCCCTCTTTTGCCGGGCTGGCCCTGACCACCCTGCTGATGAGCTTCGGGTTTCATTATTTCGAAACCACCAACATGTCCCTGACCTTGCAATACTTCGATAAGCATACCTCGCCCTGGGTATTCGGAAAGCTGCGCAGCATCTCGGCCGCGTCCAGCATCCTCGTCGGGACGTTCATTTTTTTCATGGCCGCCGTACTGGACTTCACCACCATGTACCTGATCATCGGTGGACTCATCGCAGCCGTCTCCCTGTGGGGCTTTTCCCGCAAGCCGGCCGCTGTCGGCATGGCCTCCCAGCGCAAGCGCATGGTCTTCCGCAAGCGCTACTGGCTCTATTATTTTCTCACCTTCATGGCCGGCGCCCGGCGCCAGATATTCATCGCCTTTGCGGTGCTCTTACTGGTGCAGAAATTCAACTACTCGGTGCAGGCCGTAACCATCCTCTTCGTCGTCAACAACAGCGTCAATTTCTTTCTCAGCCCGTTGATCGGCAGGGCCATCATCCGCTTTGGGGAACGCCGGGTCCTGAGCCTGGAGTACGCCAGCCTGATTGTGATTTTTCTGGCCTACGCCGCCACCGACTCCAAATGGGTGGCCGGCGGTCTGTATATCCTCGATCATATCTTTTTCAACTTCAGCATGGCCATCAACACCTTCTTCCAGAAAATGGGCGATTCGCGGGACGTGGCCCCCACCATGGCCGTGGGATTTACCATCAACCACATCGCCGCGGTCTTTCTACCGGCCATCGGCGGATATTTGTGGATCGTCGATTACCGCATTCCCTTTATTGCCGGTTCCGCCATGGCGTTGATTTCCCTGGCCGCCGTCCAATGCATCCGCACATGA